The DNA window GACGTGCACTCTCTGGGTCTGAACCAGGCGCAGGGCCTGCTGTTCTCCGAGGGCTTTTACTGGGATATGGACGACAAAACCCGCGCCTTCGCCGCACGCTTTGAAAAACTGCACAAAGGCTATAAACCCACCATGGTGCAGGCGGGCGTGTATTCGAGCGTGCTGCATTACCTGAAGTCGGTGGCGGCGGCCAAGACCGATGACTGGAAGGCCGTGGCGCAGAAGATGCGCGACTTGCCGATCCAGGACCCCATCATGCGCAACGCCAGTATTCGCCCTGATGGCCGCGTGGTGCATGACATGTACCTCTTCCAGGTGAAGAAGCCTTCCGAGTCCAAGGGCGCGTGGGACTACTACAACACGGTCAGCACCGTGCCTGCGCAAATCGCTTTTAAACCCCTGGCCGATTCGACCTGCCCGCTGGTCAAGAAGTAAGGCCCGGCCTTCCCCTGGCGCCGTGTTGGTGGTGCCACCACGACTCCCTGGCGTGCGGCATGCGTGCGCAAGGGTGGCGCCTCCCTGCCTGTTTTTCACGATAGATTGCCATGAACACCCCTGCCTCCACCCCCGCCACCATCCACCACTTCATCGGCGGCAAAGCCTACCCGTCGAAAAGCACTGAGTGGCGTAATGTCACCAACCCGGCTACCCAAGAAGTGGTGGCGCGCGTGCCCTTTGCCACACCTGAAGAGGTCAACCTGGCCGTAGCCAGTGCCCGCGAGGCGTTCCAGACCTGGCGTTCCACGTCGCTGGGCGCGCGCATGCGCATCATGCTCAAGCTGCAGCACCTGGTGCGCGAGCACTTGCCCGAGCTGGCGCAGCTCATCACCCTGGAGCATGGCAAGACCTTGCCCGACGCCGAGGGCGAGGTGGCACGCGGCCTGGAAGTGATTGAGCACGCCTGCTCCATCACCACCTTGCAACTGGGCGAGATCGCAGAAAACGCCGCTACGGGTGTGGATGTGTACAACCTGCTCCAGCCGATTGGCGTGGGCGCTGGCATCACGGCGTTCAACTTTCCGGTCATGCTGCCGTGCTTCATGTTCCCGATGGCCATTGCCTGCGGCAATACTTTTGTGCTCAAACCGTCCGAGCAAGACCCCAGCTCGACCATGCGCCTGGTGGAGCTGGCGCACGAAGCGGGCATTCCGCCCGGCGTGCTCAACGTGGTGCATGGCGGCGCGCAGGTGGCGGACATGATTTGCGACCATCCGGACATTGCCGCGCTGTCGTTCATCGGTTCGACCCATGTCGGCCAGCACATCTACCGCCGCGCTTCAGATGCCGGCAAGCGTGTGCAGTCGATGATGGGCGCGAAAAACCACTGCGTCGTCATGCCGGACGCGCACAAGGAGCAGGCCATCAACAACCTGCTGGGTTCGGCCTTTGGCGCTGCCGGCCAGCGTTGCATGGCCAATTCGGTGGCCGTGCTGGTGGGCGCTGCGCGCGATTGGTTGCCCGAGGTGACCGAGCGCGCCGGAGCGCTCAAGGTCGGCCCGGGAAGCGACCGCCAGGCGGATCTGGGGCCGCTGGTCAACCCCCATGCGCGCCAGCGCGTGCTGCGTTTGATTGACTCGGGCGTGGAGCAGGGTGCGCGCCTGCTGCTCGATGGCCGCCAGTGCACGGTGCCAGGCTATGAGAGCGGCAACTTCGTGGGACCGACGATTTTTTCCGACGTCAAAGTCGAAATGGACATTTACCAGCAGGAGATTTTTGGTCCGGTGCTGAATGTGGTGTGCGTCGAGACGCTGGAAGAGGCCATTGCCCTGATCAATGCCAACCCGAACGGCAATGGCACCTCCATCTTTACTTCCAGTGGCTGGGCGGCGCGCAAGTACCAGCACGACATCAACGTCGGCCAGGTCGGCATCAACGTGCCGATCCCGGTGCCGGTGGCCTATTTCAGCTTCACCGGGTCGCGTGCTTCCAAAATGGGCGATTTGGGCCCCAACGGCAAGCAGGCCGTGCAGTTCTGGACACAGACCAAGACGGTGACGGCGCGCTGGTTTGAGGATGGCAGCGCTTCCGAGGGGCTGAATACCACTATTTCGATGAAATAAATTTCAAGCAAAATAGGGCTGTAGCGCTTATGGAGCAAGCGCTGTAAGCTATACTAATCATAGCAATTAACTAAATAAAAAGGCCCCGGCGCATCGAGCGGCGGGGCCTTTTTGCGTGGTGCAGGGCTCTTTTTACGTACCGTAGGGCGCTCAGGCCTCGGCGCAGCGCTGGGCCAGATGGGCCAGCGCTTCTTCCACCTGGTCGACCAGCACCAGGCACAGGTCTCCGGGCTGCAGGCGCGCGAGGGCGGTGTCGATGGCGATGAACTCGCCGCGGATCTCCTCCACGTGGCTGGTGCGGGCGGCCCCGGCCAGGCCCTGTCGCAGCAGGGCCATGACTTCGCCGTCGGCCCGGCCGCGCTGGGCGGCGTCCTGGTACAGGATCACATCGTCAAACGCCGCGCCCAGAATGACCGTTTGCTCGCGGATATCCTCGTCGCGCCGGTCGCCCGCACCGCTGATGACCACGCTGCGCCGCTGGGCGGGCAGGGCGTTGACGGCGGCCACCAGGGCGCGCATGGCGTCGGGGTTGTGGCCATAGTCGGCAATCACCGTGGCGCCGCGGTAGTCCATGATGTTGAAGCGGCCAGGCGCGTTGTCGCTGTCGTTGACAAAACCCGAGAGGCCGCGGCGAATGGTCTGCCAGGGCAGCCCGACGCCCCAGGCGGCTGCGACGGAGGCCATGACGTTCTCGACCTGGAAGCCAATCTTGCCGTTGCGCGTGATGGGAACGTCGCGCAGGTGGATGATCTCGCGCCACGAGCCCTCAGAAGCGACGATGGAGTCGCCATCGACATACACCGTGCGGTGGCCCTGGGCGCGGTGCGTGGCCATCACGGGGTGGTGGCGGTCGCTGGCGAAAAAGATGGTCTTGCCGGGGCACGCACTCACCATGGCCGCCACGATGGGGTCGGTGGCATTGAGCACCGCGTAGCCCGCCGGGTCGACGTTCTGCACGATCACGCGCTTGAGCACCGCCAGGTCTTCCACTGTGGTGATGTAGTTCAGCCCCAGGTGGTCGCCGGCGCCGATGTTGGTCACCACGGCCACCTGGCAGCGGTCAAAACCCAGCCCCTCGCGCAGGATGCCGCCGCGGGCCGTCTCGAACACGGCGGCGTCCACGTCGGGGTGCAGCAGCACGTTGCGAGCGCTCTTGGGGCCCGAGCAGTCGCCGCTGTCGATCTGGCGGCCGTTCACATAGACGCCGTCGGTATTGGTCATGCCCACGCGCAGGCCCTGGGCTGCGAACAGGTGGGCAATCAGGCGGGCGGTTGTGGTTTTGCCGTTGGTGCCGGTGACGGCCACTACGGAAATACGCCCGTCCTGGCCAGGGGCATAAAGGCGGTCCACGATGGCCTGGCCAATGGCGCGGGGCTTGCCATAGGACGGTGCAAGGTGCATGCGCAGTCCGGGCGCGGCGTTCACTTCGACAAAACCGCCGCCCTGCTCTTCGAGCGGGCGCAGCACGGTCTCGGCCACCATGTCCACGCCGCAGATGTGCAGGCCCACCATCTGGGCCGCAGCCACGGCGCGCGCGGCCACCTCGGGGTGTACGTCGTCGGTCACGTCGGTGGCGGTGCCACCGGTGGACAGGTTGGCGTTGTTGCGCAGCACTACGCGCTGGCCTTTTTCGGGCACGGAATCGGGCGTCAGGCCTTGCTGCGTGAGGCGGGCCAGCGCAATGTCGTCGAGCCGGATCTTGGTGAGCGAGGTGGCATGGCCCTCGCCGCGGCGCGGGTCCTGGTTGACGATGTCTACCAGCTCGTGCACGGTGCGCTCGCCGTCGCCCAGCACCTGCGGTGGCTCGCGGCGCGCGGCTGCGACCAGTTGGTCGCCCACCACCAGCAGGCGGTAGTCCTGGCCGGGCAGGAAGCGTTCGACCATGACCGTGCCATATTCCACGGCGTTGCGATAAGCCTCTTCCAGCTGTGCGAAGTCGGAAATATTGACCGTGACGCCCTTGCCCTGGTTGCCGTCCTGGGGTTTGACCACCACGGGCAAGCCCACTTTCTGGGCCACGGCCCAGGCCTCGTCGACCGATTCCACCGGCTGGCCCAATGGCACGGGCACGCCAGCGGCGTGCAGCAGGCGTTTGGTGAGGTCTTTGTCCTGGCCAATCGATTCGGCTACAGCGCTGGTCGAGTCGATCTCGGCGGCCTGGATGCGGCGCTGCCGGGAGCCCCAGCCAAATTGCACCAGGCTGCCCTGGGTCAGGCGCCGGTACGGAATGCCGCGCGCCACCGCTGCCTCGACGATGGCTCCGGTGCTGGGGCCCAGGCGCTCGTCTTCGTCCAGCTCGCGCAAATGGGCAATGGCCGCTTCGGCGTCGAAATGGCCATGGTTCAGGGCGGCTTCAATCAGCTGCTGCGCGTCGGCAAAGGCCTGGCGGCCCACGCATTCTTCGCTGTATTCCACCACCACCTGGTAGACGCCAGGATCGACGGTGGCCGTGGTCCGGGCAAAGGTGACGGGGCAGCCCGCCTGCGCCTGCAGAGCCAGCGCTGCGGTCTGCAACACATGGGCCAGGGACAGGTCGGTGTCGCCCCCTTCGGGGTGCAGTGCACCGATGGCCGGGAAGAGTGCACGCAGGCGGGTTTCAAAGCCTTCGATCTGCGCCATGGCGCGTTCGGATTCGGCACAGGTAACCACGGCCTCGATGGCCAGGTTGCGGCTCCAGAGGTTGGGGCCGCGCAGGGCCCTGATGCGGGTGACATCCATGGGGTTGTTCTTTCAGAAATCTGCCGGAGGAAAGGGCCGGGGCGGTGTTCAGGTGCGGAGGATTTCCTGGGCGTTCAGCTCAGGCTCGAAGGTCTTGATGCCCGCGCCGATCAGGTCGGGGGCAATGTCCAGCGCCCAGGCTGTGGCTACGGCGGCCAACAGGGCGTCGGTATCGGGCACCACCGCATTGCGGCCAAAGGTCAGATCGCCCAGGGCGCCCAGCACGTGTTCTGCATTGCCCGTGGCGAGCACCACGCGGCCGTTCTTGAGCACCACGGCGCGGCCGTTGTTCTCGGCGCGGTGCTGCGCAACGGTGGCAAGGTCGGGATCCTGGGCGTACAACACCACGCTACCGTCGCACAGGGGTGCCAGTTCGGCCACTTGGGCAATGGCGGCATGCAGCACAGCCGCGCCGCCTGCGAGCACCACATCGACCTGGGTGCGCAGCACCCGGGTCATCTGCTCTTGCGCGTGCACGTCGAACTCGGCCAGCGCTTCCATGCCGTCCATGTCGGTCACCACGCCCACTTGGCAACGGTCGTAGGCCAGGCCGTCACGCAAGATGGTGCGGGCATCGTTTTCGATCACCACGGCCTGCACGGTCTTGTTCATCAGCAGGCGGTGTGCGGCTTCCCAGTGGGCGCTGTCGGCGGCCTCCACGCGGCGGCGGTCCAGGAAAAGGCCATCGCGGCAGGCGACGCCCGTGTGTCTGCCGCTCAGGTGCAGCAGCCAGGCTACCAGGCGTGCAATCGTTGCGCTGTCACGGGTGCCGGCCACGCCCACGACGGGGATGCGGCCTGCCTCGCCAGCCTGCTCTTCTGCAGGGAAGAGGTGTTCCACGATGGCCTGGCCCACAGGGCGGGGCGCGCCCACGGCGGGCTTGAGGTGCATCAGCAGTCCGGGGCCTGCGTTCACTTCGACAATGGCGCCGCCTTGGCTGTGCAAGGGGCGCGCGATGTTTTGCGCGACCATGTCGATGCCGGCGATGTCCAGGCCTACGACGCGGGCTGCAAGGCCTGCGATGTAGGCCACTTCAGGGTGCACTTCGTCGGTACAGTCCACCGCCACGTTGCCGTTGCGCTGCACCACCACCTGGCGTCCCGCTGCCGGCACGGCCTGGGCATCGAGGTCCTGGCGTTTGAGTTCCAGCTGCACGGCCACGTTGGTGTTGGCATCGATGATCTCTAAGGGGTACTCTTCTTCGTAACCCCGGCGCGGATCAGAGTTGAGCTGGCTGTCGATCAGCTCAGCCACGGTGGAGCGGCCATTGCCGGTGATGCCCACCACTTCGCCCCGTGCGGCGGCTACTACCTTGCCATTGACCACCAGCAGACGGTGCTCATCGCCAAGGATGAAGCGCTCGACCATCACGTCGCTGCCTTCGGGGTAAGCCACATGGAAGGCGGCCTCGATGTCTTCTTTTTTGCGCAGGTCCAGTGTCACGCCCCGGCCGTGGTTGCCATCCGAAGGCTTGACGACCACGGGCAGGCCGATGTCCTGCGCTGCTTCCCAGGCTTCTTCGGGGCTGTGTACCACTTGGCCTTCGGGAATGGGTACGCCGCAGGATTTCAGCAGGGACTTGGTCAGGTCCTTGTCCGAGGCGATGCCCTCGGCAATGGCGCTGGTGAATTCGCTCTCGGCCGTCCAGATGCGGCGTTGGCTGGCGCCGTAACCCAACTGCACCAGGTTGCCGTCATTCAGGCGGATGTGCGGGATTCCGCGGTCGGTGGCGGCGGTCACGATGCAGGCGGTGCTGGGGCCCAGGTAGCAGTCATCGACCTCGGTGCGGACCTTGGCCACGGCGGCTGGCACATCGAATGGTTCGTCGTTGATGGCCGCCATGATCAGGCGGTGGCCCTGCTCCAGCGCCATGCGCGCCACCTGCTCGTCGCGTGCCCGAAAAACCATGCGATATACGCCGTGTACCGAGGTGCTGCGCGTCTGTCCGAAGCCCGTGGGCATGCCCGACAGATTGAGCAGTTCGATGACGATGTGTTCCAGTACATGACCGCACCAGGTGCCTTCCTGCAGGCGTTGCATGAAGCCGCCCCGTTCGCCCACACCGCAGTGGTGCTCGATCAGTGCAGGCAGCCAGGCTGTCAGCCGTTCATTGAACCCTGGAATCTGGTGCGAAGGATGGTTTTCGAGAGCCCCGAGGTCCAGCCAGACTTCAAGCGCCGGACGGTAAGTCCAGATATTGGGGCCGCGCAGGTAGTTGATGCGCAGGAGTTGGATGTCGTTGAATTTCGCCATGGAGTGCTGCGGAAGAAGGGCCTGCCGGGTGCGGACGTTGCAGAATAAGGGAAAGAGAGACGAGAGGATTGTGCGCCAGTCTGGTGGGCACTGTCATCGAATGCGGGGGGGCAGACGTTATCTCCATTCCAGGCCATGTGTGCGCTGTGCACCCGGCTGGCCCCCATCAGGGAGAATCCGCGTAAGCGCAACGTTCGGCACGCTACGCCGACGGGGGCGGAGGAAATACCAACCAAAATGCAACATCACCATCTTGAGGACGCCTTCGGTGTCTTGAATAGCCCTTTCGGGGCCGGTTTGCGGGCCATGCTCGCTTCCGACGAAAACGTGCGGGCAGCCCTGGCGGTTGACCTGGACGCCCATCTGCACTTTGGCACGGGCATGCTGGTCGTGACGCAGCGCCGCCTGCTGGCCTGCGACCCCGGGGCTGTTACCTGGCGCGAGTGGGCACTGACGCCGGGCCAGTCGCTGCGCCTGCTGGACCATGGAGGCGTTGGCACGATCGAGCTGCACGATGCGCAACAGCGCCTGGCGTTCTGGCGTTTCACCCTGGGCGCTCAGGCGCAGGCTTTGCAGCTCGCGCAGCGCTTCGAGCAGTTGACCGAGCGCCTGGCCGTCCAGGGCGGCGCTCTGGCCGAGGAGCTTGACGAAGCCCGCTGCGCCGTGTGCCAGGCTTTGCTGCCGCCCGATACCGAAGAATGTCCGGCCTGCGCGCGCGCGCAGACGCCTCAGCCGTCGACCTGGGTGCTGCTGCGCCTGTGGCGCTTTGCGCATCCCTACCGAATGCAACTCGCTGCCGGTTTCGGGCTGACGCTGGCCTCCACGGCCGCCACGCTGGTGCCGCCGTACCTGACCATCCCGATCATGGATGACATCCTGATCCCGTTCCAGAACGGCAAGCAGATCGATCCTGCTCTGGTGCTGATGTATCTGAGCGGCCTGCTGGCATCGGCGTTGCTGGCGTGGGGGCTGGGTTGGGCGCGTACCTATATCCTGGCGCTGGTGTCCGAGCGCATTGGCGCCGACCTGCGCACCACCACGTATGAGCATTTACTCAGACTCTCACTCGATTATTTCGGTGGAAAACGCACGGGCGACCTGATGGCACGCATTGGCTCGGAGACCGACCGCATCAACGTTTTCCTGTCGCTGCACGCGCTCGATTTCGTCACCGATGTGCTGATGATCTGCATGACGGCAGCCATCCTGTTTTCCATCAACCCCTGGTTGGCGCTGGTCACCTTGGTGCCATTGCCTTTCATCGGCTGGATGATCCACACGGTGCGCGACCGTCTGCGTACCGGGTTTGAGAAAATTGACCGTGTATGGAGTGAGGTGACCAACGTGCTCGCGGACACCATTCCTGGTATCCGCGTCGTCAAGGCCTTCGCCCAGGAAAAGCGCGAGGCCCAGCGCTTTCACGATGCCAACCAGCACAACCTGCAAGTCAACGACAAGCTCAACAAGACCTGGTCGCTGTTCACGCCCACGGTGTCCTTGCTGACCGAGATCGGTCTGCTCGTCGTTTGGGGCTTCGGCATCTGGCTGGTGTCCAAAAGCCAGATCACTGTGGGTGTGTTGACCGCCTTCATCGCTTATATCGGGCGCTTCTATGGGCGGCTCGACTCCATGAGCCGCATCGTCTCTGTCACGCAAAAGGCTGCTGCCGGCGCCAAGCGCATCTTCGATATCCTGGACCACGTGAGCAACGTGCCCGACCCGGCCCAGCCGGTGCAGGTGGGCAAGGTGCAAGGGGCCATCGCCATGCGCGGCGTGGGTTTCCGCTATGGCAGCCGGGCCGTTATCAAGAACCTGGATCTCGATATCCGCCCCGGCGAGATGATCGGCCTGGTGGGCCACAGCGGCTCGGGTAAAAGCACCCTGGTCAATCTGATCTGCCGCTTTTACGACGTGAGCGAGGGCTCCATCCAGCTCGATGGCATCGACATCCGGCGTTTCTCCGTGCTTGACTACCGGCGCCACATCGGCTTGGTGCTGCAGGAGCCCTTCCTGTTTTTCGGCACGATTGCCGAGAACATTGCCTACGGCAAACCCGAAGCCACGCGCGCCGAGATCATTGCGGCCGCGCGTGCCGCCCATGCGCACGAATTCATCCTGCGCCTGCCGCACGGCTATGACTCGCTGGTGGGCGAGCGCGGCCAGGGCCTGTCGGGAGGCGAGCGCCAGCGCATCAGCATTGCCCGCGCGTTGCTGATTGATCCGCGCATCCTGATCCTGGATGAGGCGACCTCTGCCGTGGATACCGAAACTGAAAAGGAAATCCAGAAGGCGCTGGACAACCTGGTGCAAGGCCGCACCACCATTGCCATTGCCCACCGTCTTTCCACCCTGCGCAAGGCCGACCGGTTGGTGGTCATGGACCGGGGCGAAGTGGTCGAGGTCGGTGCGCACGACGCACTGATGGAAAAGCAGGGCGCCTACTGGCGGCTGTATGAGGCGCAGGCACGCCGCGCAGAGGAAGATGCCCAGGCCGCGGGCGTGCTCATCCTTGACAGCAGCTTGCTGCACCCGGCCCATCCGGCCGGCAATTCTTGATATGCCTGCGAGGCCCCTGATGCAGAACGCCACCCCGTCACTTCTTCCGCAAATGCACCGCGACGCCCATGGGCGCCTGGTGCTGACCCTGCCTAATGGCACGGTGCATGCCGGTGTGCTGCCCGTGCGAGCCTTCCCGCTGGCGGCGCCCGATGAGGGCTTGTCCCTGGTCGGCTCAGATGGACACGAACTGCTGTGGCTGGACCGCCTGGACGACCTGCCGGCACCTGCACTCGCGCTGGTTCGGGAGGAGCTGGCCGCACGGGAGTTTGTGCCCACTATCCAAAAAATCCTCAGTGTTTCGAGTTTTTCCACGCCCAGCACTTGGGAAGTGGAGACTGACCGCGGCACAAGCGCTCTGGTGTTGAAGGCCGAAGAGGATATTCGTCGGCTGCGCGGCCGCACCGCGTTGCTGATTGCCAGCGCCTCGGGTGTGCAGTATGCGATTGCCGACAGCACAGCCCTGGACCGGGCGTCGCGCCGCCTGCTGGAGCGGTTTTTGTAAGTACAAACCCGGTAAATTCCCTTTTTTTGCATTGATCGTTGAAAAAAGGCTTAACTCCCCCTTCTTTTTGCCGTAATAGAGGTACGAGAAGGGGATAAAGCCTCCCCGGTTTTTCCATTTACCGAGGCCACTGTCATGCAACTGCCACCTGTAGACCGATCACCGATCTGGCGCCCCCAGGGCGCTGATTTGTACTCCACCGGGGCATCTGGAGCTGTACCAGTGCGCCCGATTAACGCCGCCAACCCCGTCGAGTCCATGGACCGACTGGGTGAGGGGGCCGTCGTGAAAACGCCGGACAAACCGTCCGCCCCGGACACGTCGAACCGCGACTGGACGGAGGTCAAGAAAAAGGACACGGTCGAAGAACCGCCTGAGCCGCCCAAGGAGCCGATTTACAAGCAGTTGCTGGAATTCCTGCAATCGATGTGGCGTGCCAGCGGCAGTGCCATCGAGTTAGCGCAGGATGTCAACAAAACGACGCTGCAAGAGCGCATGGCCCAGCAGGCCCGCAACGACGAGCCGCTCACGTATTCCGATCCCAAGGTCAAGCGTACCGGGGGGTAATGGGTTTGCCGGTTTGGCGCTCTTTTTTTTGTAGCTTCAAACGCTTGTCCATAAAGCGTTCAAGCCACTTTTGTATAAATTTTTGCCGCTTGCTCGGTGGGTAAATTCCCCAGCCACCGGTCATTTCTCCTCGCTTGGCGGCATCGTATTGGCCTGCGCAGCACGCAGGCGGGCCCGTTCGGCCCGGTAGGTGGCCGCAAAAGCACGCACTTCTTCGTAAGAAATCTGCCCGTCGTGGTTCGTATCCGCGCTGTCAAAGGCCGCGGCCAGGCGGGGGAACAGGCGCACTTCACTGCGGCTCAGTTGGCCATCGCCATTGAAGTCGAGCAGTTTGAATTCCCGATGGGCCTTGATTTCACCTTTGCTCAAACCTGCTTGCGCAGG is part of the Simplicispira sp. 125 genome and encodes:
- a CDS encoding CoA-acylating methylmalonate-semialdehyde dehydrogenase produces the protein MNTPASTPATIHHFIGGKAYPSKSTEWRNVTNPATQEVVARVPFATPEEVNLAVASAREAFQTWRSTSLGARMRIMLKLQHLVREHLPELAQLITLEHGKTLPDAEGEVARGLEVIEHACSITTLQLGEIAENAATGVDVYNLLQPIGVGAGITAFNFPVMLPCFMFPMAIACGNTFVLKPSEQDPSSTMRLVELAHEAGIPPGVLNVVHGGAQVADMICDHPDIAALSFIGSTHVGQHIYRRASDAGKRVQSMMGAKNHCVVMPDAHKEQAINNLLGSAFGAAGQRCMANSVAVLVGAARDWLPEVTERAGALKVGPGSDRQADLGPLVNPHARQRVLRLIDSGVEQGARLLLDGRQCTVPGYESGNFVGPTIFSDVKVEMDIYQQEIFGPVLNVVCVETLEEAIALINANPNGNGTSIFTSSGWAARKYQHDINVGQVGINVPIPVPVAYFSFTGSRASKMGDLGPNGKQAVQFWTQTKTVTARWFEDGSASEGLNTTISMK
- the cphA gene encoding cyanophycin synthetase, which codes for MDVTRIRALRGPNLWSRNLAIEAVVTCAESERAMAQIEGFETRLRALFPAIGALHPEGGDTDLSLAHVLQTAALALQAQAGCPVTFARTTATVDPGVYQVVVEYSEECVGRQAFADAQQLIEAALNHGHFDAEAAIAHLRELDEDERLGPSTGAIVEAAVARGIPYRRLTQGSLVQFGWGSRQRRIQAAEIDSTSAVAESIGQDKDLTKRLLHAAGVPVPLGQPVESVDEAWAVAQKVGLPVVVKPQDGNQGKGVTVNISDFAQLEEAYRNAVEYGTVMVERFLPGQDYRLLVVGDQLVAAARREPPQVLGDGERTVHELVDIVNQDPRRGEGHATSLTKIRLDDIALARLTQQGLTPDSVPEKGQRVVLRNNANLSTGGTATDVTDDVHPEVAARAVAAAQMVGLHICGVDMVAETVLRPLEEQGGGFVEVNAAPGLRMHLAPSYGKPRAIGQAIVDRLYAPGQDGRISVVAVTGTNGKTTTARLIAHLFAAQGLRVGMTNTDGVYVNGRQIDSGDCSGPKSARNVLLHPDVDAAVFETARGGILREGLGFDRCQVAVVTNIGAGDHLGLNYITTVEDLAVLKRVIVQNVDPAGYAVLNATDPIVAAMVSACPGKTIFFASDRHHPVMATHRAQGHRTVYVDGDSIVASEGSWREIIHLRDVPITRNGKIGFQVENVMASVAAAWGVGLPWQTIRRGLSGFVNDSDNAPGRFNIMDYRGATVIADYGHNPDAMRALVAAVNALPAQRRSVVISGAGDRRDEDIREQTVILGAAFDDVILYQDAAQRGRADGEVMALLRQGLAGAARTSHVEEIRGEFIAIDTALARLQPGDLCLVLVDQVEEALAHLAQRCAEA
- the cphA gene encoding cyanophycin synthetase, with protein sequence MAKFNDIQLLRINYLRGPNIWTYRPALEVWLDLGALENHPSHQIPGFNERLTAWLPALIEHHCGVGERGGFMQRLQEGTWCGHVLEHIVIELLNLSGMPTGFGQTRSTSVHGVYRMVFRARDEQVARMALEQGHRLIMAAINDEPFDVPAAVAKVRTEVDDCYLGPSTACIVTAATDRGIPHIRLNDGNLVQLGYGASQRRIWTAESEFTSAIAEGIASDKDLTKSLLKSCGVPIPEGQVVHSPEEAWEAAQDIGLPVVVKPSDGNHGRGVTLDLRKKEDIEAAFHVAYPEGSDVMVERFILGDEHRLLVVNGKVVAAARGEVVGITGNGRSTVAELIDSQLNSDPRRGYEEEYPLEIIDANTNVAVQLELKRQDLDAQAVPAAGRQVVVQRNGNVAVDCTDEVHPEVAYIAGLAARVVGLDIAGIDMVAQNIARPLHSQGGAIVEVNAGPGLLMHLKPAVGAPRPVGQAIVEHLFPAEEQAGEAGRIPVVGVAGTRDSATIARLVAWLLHLSGRHTGVACRDGLFLDRRRVEAADSAHWEAAHRLLMNKTVQAVVIENDARTILRDGLAYDRCQVGVVTDMDGMEALAEFDVHAQEQMTRVLRTQVDVVLAGGAAVLHAAIAQVAELAPLCDGSVVLYAQDPDLATVAQHRAENNGRAVVLKNGRVVLATGNAEHVLGALGDLTFGRNAVVPDTDALLAAVATAWALDIAPDLIGAGIKTFEPELNAQEILRT
- a CDS encoding ABC transporter ATP-binding protein; its protein translation is MQHHHLEDAFGVLNSPFGAGLRAMLASDENVRAALAVDLDAHLHFGTGMLVVTQRRLLACDPGAVTWREWALTPGQSLRLLDHGGVGTIELHDAQQRLAFWRFTLGAQAQALQLAQRFEQLTERLAVQGGALAEELDEARCAVCQALLPPDTEECPACARAQTPQPSTWVLLRLWRFAHPYRMQLAAGFGLTLASTAATLVPPYLTIPIMDDILIPFQNGKQIDPALVLMYLSGLLASALLAWGLGWARTYILALVSERIGADLRTTTYEHLLRLSLDYFGGKRTGDLMARIGSETDRINVFLSLHALDFVTDVLMICMTAAILFSINPWLALVTLVPLPFIGWMIHTVRDRLRTGFEKIDRVWSEVTNVLADTIPGIRVVKAFAQEKREAQRFHDANQHNLQVNDKLNKTWSLFTPTVSLLTEIGLLVVWGFGIWLVSKSQITVGVLTAFIAYIGRFYGRLDSMSRIVSVTQKAAAGAKRIFDILDHVSNVPDPAQPVQVGKVQGAIAMRGVGFRYGSRAVIKNLDLDIRPGEMIGLVGHSGSGKSTLVNLICRFYDVSEGSIQLDGIDIRRFSVLDYRRHIGLVLQEPFLFFGTIAENIAYGKPEATRAEIIAAARAAHAHEFILRLPHGYDSLVGERGQGLSGGERQRISIARALLIDPRILILDEATSAVDTETEKEIQKALDNLVQGRTTIAIAHRLSTLRKADRLVVMDRGEVVEVGAHDALMEKQGAYWRLYEAQARRAEEDAQAAGVLILDSSLLHPAHPAGNS
- a CDS encoding DUF1854 domain-containing protein; the encoded protein is MQNATPSLLPQMHRDAHGRLVLTLPNGTVHAGVLPVRAFPLAAPDEGLSLVGSDGHELLWLDRLDDLPAPALALVREELAAREFVPTIQKILSVSSFSTPSTWEVETDRGTSALVLKAEEDIRRLRGRTALLIASASGVQYAIADSTALDRASRRLLERFL
- a CDS encoding EF-hand domain-containing protein, translating into MALPAQADNPAPEPAQAGLSKGEIKAHREFKLLDFNGDGQLSRSEVRLFPRLAAAFDSADTNHDGQISYEEVRAFAATYRAERARLRAAQANTMPPSEEK